A single window of Achromobacter xylosoxidans DNA harbors:
- a CDS encoding intermembrane transport protein PqiB, which yields MSDQAPGSGEGKYASPTISRKRKSRISWIWLVPVVAALMGLSLVVRTWMQAGPDLSIEFNTAEGLEVGKTQLRYKDVNVGTVRSIGFNADRSKVVVQAELSKDVADLAREGTNFWVVRPRLDVSGVSGLGTLLSGAYIGVDAVEGKDSSKKATKLHFVGLETPPAVTHDRAGKRFKLKAADLGSLDIGSPVYFRRINVGRVIGYELDKTGNAVNVEVFVDAPNDKFVTNGTRFWNASGVDFSVNAEGLKVRTQSLVSMAVGGVAFEPVYSARDANTPAAADTHFELYATEAAAKANPDGEAFPIRMRFDQSIRGLAVGAAIDFSGITLGNVTQINMDFDPVSKRFFALVDATLYPERLGRVYDEVREHAIKDGDEAGGRLLGIMIKHGLRAQLRTANLLTGQLYVVLDEFPNVKPVEFKMTTPAMIPTVPGQLDQLQQQVSNIVAKIDKIPFDKIGEDLRTTLASTSKLMNRLDKQVAPEAQGVLKQARDSMANLNALLASDASLPVNAEKAMQELSRAARSLRALADFLQSNPESLLRGRGQDPIPGAGPVRN from the coding sequence ATGTCCGACCAAGCACCTGGATCTGGTGAAGGGAAGTACGCGTCACCCACGATCTCGCGCAAGCGCAAGAGCCGGATTTCATGGATCTGGCTGGTGCCCGTCGTTGCGGCGCTGATGGGCCTGTCGCTGGTGGTGCGCACCTGGATGCAGGCCGGCCCCGACCTGTCGATCGAATTCAATACGGCCGAGGGGCTGGAAGTCGGCAAGACCCAGCTGCGCTACAAGGACGTGAACGTCGGCACCGTCAGGTCCATCGGTTTCAACGCCGATCGCAGCAAGGTGGTGGTGCAGGCCGAGCTGTCCAAGGATGTGGCCGATCTGGCGCGCGAGGGCACCAACTTCTGGGTGGTGCGCCCGCGCCTGGACGTCAGCGGCGTGTCGGGCCTGGGCACCTTGTTGTCCGGCGCCTACATCGGCGTCGATGCGGTCGAGGGCAAGGACTCGTCCAAGAAGGCGACCAAGTTGCATTTCGTCGGCCTGGAAACCCCGCCCGCCGTGACGCATGACCGCGCCGGCAAGCGCTTCAAGCTCAAGGCGGCGGACCTGGGGTCGCTGGACATCGGTTCGCCGGTGTATTTCCGCCGCATCAACGTGGGCCGCGTGATCGGCTACGAACTCGACAAGACCGGCAATGCCGTCAATGTCGAGGTATTCGTCGACGCGCCCAACGACAAGTTCGTGACCAATGGCACCCGTTTCTGGAACGCCAGCGGCGTGGACTTCAGCGTCAACGCCGAAGGCCTGAAGGTCCGCACCCAGTCGCTGGTGTCGATGGCGGTGGGCGGCGTGGCGTTCGAGCCGGTCTACAGCGCGCGCGACGCCAACACGCCGGCGGCGGCCGATACGCACTTCGAGCTGTATGCCACGGAGGCGGCGGCCAAGGCCAACCCGGACGGCGAAGCCTTCCCGATCCGCATGCGCTTTGATCAGTCGATCCGCGGTCTGGCGGTGGGCGCGGCGATCGACTTCTCGGGCATCACGCTGGGCAACGTCACCCAGATCAACATGGATTTCGATCCCGTCAGCAAGCGCTTCTTCGCGCTGGTGGACGCCACGCTGTATCCGGAACGCCTGGGCCGGGTCTACGACGAGGTGCGCGAGCACGCCATCAAGGACGGCGACGAGGCCGGCGGACGCCTGCTGGGCATCATGATCAAGCATGGCCTGCGCGCCCAGTTGCGTACCGCCAACCTGCTGACCGGCCAGCTGTACGTGGTGCTGGACGAGTTCCCCAACGTCAAGCCGGTGGAATTCAAGATGACCACGCCGGCCATGATCCCGACCGTGCCGGGCCAGCTCGACCAATTGCAGCAGCAGGTCAGCAACATCGTCGCCAAGATCGACAAGATTCCGTTCGACAAGATCGGCGAGGACCTGCGCACCACGCTGGCCAGCACCTCCAAGCTGATGAACCGCCTGGACAAGCAGGTCGCGCCCGAGGCCCAGGGCGTGCTCAAGCAGGCGCGCGACTCCATGGCCAACCTCAATGCGCTGCTGGCCTCGGATGCCTCGCTGCCGGTCAACGCCGAGAAGGCCATGCAGGAATTGAGCCGCGCCGCCCGTTCGCTGCGGGCGCTGGCCGACTTCCTGCAATCGAATCCCGAATCGCTGCTGCGCGGCCGCGGCCAGGACCCGATCCCCGGCGCCGGCCCCGTCAGGAACTGA